The genomic region CCATGTCCAAAAGCTTTAAAACTCTCAGCTGAACGTCACAGGAAACTCCAATGGTGCTCAATCTCAAATATATCATCATCTTTTGATATACTGTCTCATCCTTTATTATTGCCCATCTGTTAGAAAATCACAATATATAACACTTATGTGTTACTTATCCGTTGATAaaaatagagtttaattttaatctgaAAGTGTTACACTCACTTCATATTATTAACAATATTtatctgaaaagaaaattaattcatGATTCTAAGTAAATGTTGACTTTAATTTTGATCTGAAAGTTTTACACTGTGGCCGAATTCAAATTAAATGCAGaacattttttatccttaaatttcatatatttatgAAGATAAGATCGATCTAAAGCCAACAAATTCTTGACCATACAGAGGGAACCTCAGCTCCAATATAAGTGATTCAGGCTCTCTAACAACTTGTAAAAGTTCTCAGTTTTTCAGGTAATCTTTAAAGTTATAACTGTAATTTTATGCCAATCTATATATTCCATAAtgaataatcataaaaaataccaaattttatattaacaggcaaaataaaagtcttcaacggagttataatttattaatcttaatcacattaaattaattatgtaaattagCACGATGAAAGTTTCATAGTGATATATCTCACCCAAATCTACTCCCAGCATGGCCTGTGAGCTTAGAAATTGTAAACACCATAAGATCATCATCAGCTGGTGAAGGAATAGCAGTGAAATGTGGCCAATAATAGGCTCGATCATAGATGGTTTTCACATCAGAGCCTTTGAGAACTCCCTTGTTCAAGTTTCCATCTGGATTGTTTGGTGAAGTCACAAACTCAATAAATCTGAAGCTGCTATTTGTGTTGTTTTTCCACAAGGATGTGTCTCCTTCATAACTAAAATCCCTAGAATTAAACAATTGCTTTTGGCCTCTATAGAGCTGTTTCAAAAAGTTTAACATAATTTATGTCATCTATCTAGCTATCTAATTTCATaagcatataaataaatgtatacACAACCAAAAGTATTAGAAAAACCTAGTTATAGTTTCTTAGGTGTTGCTATTATGTGATTTATAAGATAAATGCTTGTATTAAGAGGTTAACATAAATGATCGAGATaaacaaaactataattttacttttaaaacaacacaaaaactgCACTTAAAGAATTAcatctaaattttgtttaagGAAGTATTTTATTGAAGCTTACCTAGGTGACTCTTGgcgaagagagaaagaaggaaaaagagataatagttaacaaaaattaataaactaacaagtaatattagtttattaaaaaaaattaaagctcaCCGAGTAATATGGTGCTGTGGCTACCACTTTTGCTGGGGACATTGAAGAGTTGAGAGACAAGGCATAAACAGCAGCATTGAGAAGTTGAGTTGAGCCACTTCCAAATACGATGTACTTTCCTTCGGAGATTAATTGCATTCCCAACGACGGCATGAAGTTTTTTTATGTACTCAACCAATAGTTGTGAGATGTATGATTTATCACTATAAGAATAATCCATTTTATGCTATCCTGACACTAAAATGGCACTACTTGCTGTATGTCGCATCCAAAATGGCTCCATAAAATATGGATCCTCCCCAttgcaattaattaataaacatattcaataaattttatcagtaaaaaaaaacaatacatatatatatatatatatatatatatatatatatatatatatttgtgtacCTATATCTATCTCAACTGAGAACTAAAAACTATCCTCTCTAGATACCTAGATTCCTTTAAGACATTAACTTCtcttaacatatatatttttacatatatacatatgaaTTAAACTTTTGATCACTTACTTAAAAGATAAGATTATTTAATATtggtgataaaaaataatattaaatcgAGGTGATCTAAATGATTTGTTGATAAAgattatattttgttgtttcttttttttttatgtaatttaaaattttgcagAATAAGTTTATACactacatttttaatatttaattttatttaactaatttaagTAGTACTGGATAGGTAGcattaatattatgttaattaattaataatctctAATGTTAAACGTTTAGATGAATCGTTTAATGTATAAAATAGATGCAGTCATTTATCATCCAATGATACTCAAAATATTAAGCTCTTTTAAGATCTTTGACTTTCTAATGATGTAAGACATTTACTTAATTCCTGTCACTTCCATTAAACAATATTATATCAACTTCACtagaaggtaaaaaaataaataaatcaacatGATGCAAGACATTTACTTAATTCCTGTCACTTCCATTAAACAATATTATATCAACTTCATTAGAaggtaaaaatataaataaatcaacaTGTCCAAAACTATTGCAATGACCGTGGTTGAATTAGCAGTTAATAGATTATTGAATTTATGAGAAAGCTAGGGTTACCCATCAGCGTTGGCAGGACAATCAGATAAAAACTGGGAGCAGTCAGATCCAGCATAGCATGAATTGCATTCACAAAGAGACTCATTCATATCTTTAAGAATAAGACCATCTAAGTAGGCTCTTCCATGTCCTGAACATGGTATTGCTGCCCCAGTCTCAGTTTCTTCTGCAGCTCTTGTGCTCCAAGTTGGCTCCCATTCTCCCATACATACAAACGTGGTCATTGAGGCGCGCACACAATAcaataatgaatttaaaattcataGGACTTTGGATTTGTTCTTTTGGCGATTCTAGTCTTCGTTTCTTTGTGAAATCTTAAAGCAATTTCTTGGTTTGCACTTTGAGATTTCTGAAATGAAGTAGATCTTGTTCATGCATTTTAGATAGAGGTAAAAATTTCAGCGTAATAAGTTTTCAAAAGTAAGGACAAATTAAGACCGAATATAATGAACTTTAGGAGAAAATTGTATTCACATTAATATTCGAAAATTCTTTGTTAGGAAGAAGATGCTCTCATGGAAACCTATTATAGTGATAGTTATCATTCTAGAAACTGTGGTGGTTATTGTTAGTGAGAATAAAGTTATTATAATGGGATTacaattattgttattgtagATATTTGATAGACTTTTAAACATTAAGAagtactaaataaaataaaaaatttagtctTTAAGTTTGTTATTTCCCCTCTTTCTCCTAAGACTGCCTTAGTCTCGAACTTAAAGAATCATCACTGATATTTTTTCCCATTCTGCCTCATTAATATATAGAgggattaaatatgttttttttattctaaaaatacaCCAGATTtacatgtagtcctttgaattttttctttgcatttaatttctaaaattttagaaatatcAGATTTTAGTTCTTTTCCTAACTCAATTTCATTATGCAGTAAAATGTGACTATGTGATCGATCATCTCAGTCAGCAATTTTGAAGTTATTTGATATgccatgtaattaattaaaaataatgaaaaacaaaacaaaattaactaattaaataatttaaaaaaaagaattagaaaaaaaagtaaaaaagtaataaagatAGAAGGTTAGAGAAGATATTTTTAAGAGTAGATAGTACACCAATGAGTAGTGATGAACAATTACATAAGAAAACTTacatcatattttaatataaaatcttacaacttaattttataggttctctttatttatatgatatttaaatttttttatttttattttatgtgagaCTTTATCTATCTTCTAAGACTGATTAGATGGTTAGAGTAAGTGTTTGTTTCATTttctacaaaattaaaaaaagtttggaTATTAAGTTTAATTAACAATCATATATTCTACacgattattaaaaaaaaaatcatgtgattTAATGGTCATATTTcacaaaaaatttgtaattgatttttatataagatactattttttaagtcTGATTGTGTTATAactcactaaaaaaataaataatattcaaaGTGATTAATTGAAAAGCTTTAAGCTGAGGAGATAGATACCTCTGCTGTGTGCTTTCTTCTGAACTCAAAACTGAAACAGTTAAAATAGTGTTCGAACTAAGCATGAGTTAATAATCTCTGTCATCACCTTCACCGCAAGAGATGAGTCCGTGGCTACAACCGAAGCTGAATAAACAGTCAGAACAACGTGCAACGTAATTAACaactgataactgctaaataattgtattttgataatagaaaataaggtaaaattgtctttaaaaataattatttagcagttatttgcgcttaaatattaaagaattgatgttttgttgaattttggctatagatataaaaactggaggtgtaacaagcaaaaaggccagaaaaattgaagaaaagaagaaaatctgaAGCAGGCCCAGTCCAATACTCGCGCTGAGCGCGCGTCACGCGCTAAGCCCGCGATCTAACAGAAGCACGCGCTAAGTCTGCAacatgcgcgctaagcgcgcgatCTACACGTGCTAAGCGAGGgggtgtcgcgctaagcgcgcctacgaaagcccaaagcccacttcagcagctataaatagagagtcagTCCAAGGGACAGAAAAAAACCACGACAGaaccccctctcctaggggtttcatttactccctttctttctttcacctccttctcattgtaaagccctcaatggccatgagtggctaaaccccttagttagggcctggcaggcctagAAGCCAAtgtgatgtatgatgtactcttcactatttatcaatgcaataccaggtttttctttcctattttcttttctgtttttatcttgtatactcatctttatattctattagggttagatgctcgggagagggtaacttctaaataagatttaaagaagatatgcatgcattagttttaggggttagacgctcgggagaggataacttctaatagaacaagaagaaaagatatcataataaaatcattgctaggcatagagtgattgcattatgcccatgcgtcaaagcaaacatctagaattagaacttcatgcattttatctgtTGAGTCTTAAAATAgacttgtcatcgtgaggcatcaggggcaagtaaatgAATAGATGTGGGTGGGATAAAATCACCTAAATtggtaaagaaaaaatcataaactcatacatcctaggcagACAAGGCAAGTCAGTtcctaatattattttatcgtgaatttatcctttatttaaatcttttatctttcttatctttcatctttttctttatctttaaatatcttatcttttcttttatcttctaattttatctttaaatatcttatcttttctttagcttatcttctatctttctttatcttttattttaaattcttatctcttgcttttaaattgggtttgcattaatctaagtacaaacaaagtccctgtggattcgacactcggacttccgagaactTTACTGCTTGTCACGATTTTgtgcacttgccaatgagttaacaaCAACATTCGTTAGGAACTAATTGGCTTACAGAAAACAGTGGTGTGGTCTGATATCGAGAAATGTGCCCTGCACAGTCGAAGGAGGTTTATTTGGTTTTGGGAAGGAAGAAATTACTAGTACTTCTTAATTTGTAGAGCTTCTAAAAAAGAGTTTTCAAATTCAAGAAACTGAAAGTTTTGTAGTCGCTTTTTTCCTACGGATAGTCTAATCAATTAGCTGGTAGCTGGTTTCATTGGACAATATGGTGGCAGATTCAATTAGATcgatattgaaaagaaaaattatttcatccatttattttttattttttaaattaatcattcaattgattttgtttataattttaatctaatacgATCCAATTTGATGTTGGattgattttctaatttaattgtatttttattttttgataaaatattaaataaatgataatatatataatagatataataaaaattaatttaaaatatcaaatattttatttacatccTATTGTATAAttatagacttaaatatattttttatctctctattttacttaatttataatattggtCTAATTGAGACAATTCATcctcttatttaaaaaaatatctacaattataattctttattttaaaatataaatatttaattctcatattttaaaaaatttgtagttttcttctcctaatttaaaaaatctaccattttggtttaatatttaatttttgttatgccTTATATCAGCCTCAAATCGAAGCAAACTAAGCTTTGATCTCTCTCGCTTAAAACCGAttcaacccaacaatgtcattctCATTGTCAAGAAGGTTCAGCTCTTTTCTTCCAAACCCCACTTTCCCTCTTTACTTTCACTCTCAGCCTCCGTCCATTGACAATGTTGTTGATGATGCTATTTCCCAGTTCAATGGCATGCTCCTTATGCATCATACCCCGCCCATAGTCGAATTTGGCGAGATTTTAGGATATCTTGCAAAGATGAAGCATTATTCCACTGCCATTTCCCTTTCTAAACAAATGGAAGTCAAAGGAATTGAGCCAAATCTTGTTACTTTGAACATCCTTATCAATTGTTTCTGCCACTTGGGCCaaatgtccttttctttttctgtattgggcaaaattctaaaattaggTTATCAGCCGAATACCATAACCTTGACTACACTCATGAAAGGTCTGTGTCTCAAGGGTGAGGTCCAGAAATCAGTGCACTTTCATGACAAGGTCGTAGCACAAGGATTTCAGATGAACCAGGTTAGTTATGGGACCCTGCTCAATGGACTATGTAAGATAGGAGAAACGAGATGCGCCATCAAGTTTCTGCGAATGATTGAAGACAGTTCAACTGGGCTTAATGTGGTAATGTACAACACCATCATTGATGGTTTATGCAAAGATAAACTTGTAAATGAGGCTTATGATTTTTATTCTGAAATGAATGCTAGAGGAATTTTTCCTAATGTTATCACTTACACTACTCTAATAGGTGGTTTTTGCCTTGCGGGTCGGTTAACGGGAGCATTCagtttattaaatgaaatgatATTGAAGAACATCAACCCGAATGTTTATACCTATGCTATATTGATTGATGCATTATGTAAAGAAGGAAAGGTGAAAGAAGCCAAAAATTTATTAGCTGTGATGACGAAAGAAGGAGTAAAACCTAATGTTGTTGCTTATAACACTTTAATGAATGGGTATTGTTTAGCTGGTGAAGTGCAGGGAGCAAAACAGATGTTCCACGCTGTGCTCCAAATGGGAGTAAATCCTAATGTTTGCAGTTACAGTATAATAATTAATGGATTATGTAAGAGTGAAAGGGTGGATGAAGCCATGAATCTCCTAAGAGAAATGTTACATAAATATATGGTTCCTGATGCAGTGACATATAGTTCTCTTATTGATGGTTTGTGTAAATCAGGGAGAATTACTACTGCCTTGAGTCTTATGAAGGAGATGCACTACAGAGGTCAACCAGCTGATGTAGTCACCTACACTTCCTTATTAGATGGTTTCTGCAAAAATCAAAACCTTGACAAGGCAACTGCACTATTCATGAAAATGAAGGAATGGGGAATTCAGCCAAACAAGTACACATACACGGCACTTATTGATGGATTATGTAAAGGTGGAAGACTTAAGGATGCACAAAAGCTTTTTCAAGATCTCTTGGTTAAAGGCTGTTGTATAGATGTCTGCACATATAACGTCATGATCGGTGGGCTTTGTAAAGAGGGCATGCTTGATGAAGCATTGGCCATTAAGTCAAAAATGGAAGACAATGGTTGCATCCCTAATGTTGTAACTTTTGAAATCATTATTCGTTCTCTTTTCAAGAAGGATGAGAATGACAAGGCCGAGAAACTTCTCCATGAAATGATTGCTAAAGGCCTATTACGTTTTAGGAATTTTCATGGTGAGCGATCTCTAGATACAAATTAAGTTATTGTGAATTTTCATGGTGAGCGACCAATGTTTATTGCATTTGATTGTTTCATAGACTATGCTATGGACATTTCATTTGATTAAAAATCATATGCTGGTTAATTTATTTTGGTATTGTAACAATAACTTTcactgatttttttatttattatttgttttagtgtTGTCATAACTCATACCTACATTTTTTCTTCCCCGTGTACTTTCTACCTGTCTCAGTCTACTTTTAAGGTTTTGTTCAGTCACTGTTAATTCTTAGTGTTTCAGATAACAAACCAAGCTGAAACAGACATGTTATTTGAAATGCCTTAACTTTTATAGTTGACTCCATTTACTCCTGATTATAGAAAGTATAACTGAATTCTGTTTTTATCTGTTATTTTCCTGGTTTTTTTTGTAGAAATAGAAGATTTAAAACCGACAGCATATTTGTTTGCATCATCTGAGTAGTCTTAGATTTTAAAGTTGCTGATGTTTTCGTCCAGGTCATTGCTTATAAATTAATGGGAGCTTCTTGAAAGGACAGAACTTATTTTTTGGTGTACTCATTCCGGATTGTGCGTTCCGGTGAGTAATTTGTTGCTGCTGATTTCCTGTACCTTTTATGTTCTTACAAGGCCTTGCTGCTTCAATGTTGTGAGTGACAATTTTGCCGTGTGTCACCCATTCCAACTGTCCTTTACTTGAGAATATAATTGAAATGTATGATTTTGAATTGATCCACCCAATTAACTGAAATCTAATATAACTTCGTTGTGCTTTGACTTCTATTTGCACTTGACTGCAGTTGAACAAATCTATACTCACTCGCATCCCAGGTGACTagcatatttaatttgattttgaaacgTGATTTCTTTTGATCATTTTACTATGGACCGTCGATGAAATGTTTGGGGAATTGGaatttgaaacttgaaagttggTGTTGACATCCAATGCTTATATATCCCCATAGTTCCAAGTGGAATTTTAGTTTAAGTCACAGCTTAGTGTTGTTCACTTTGAAACATTTGATACAGAGCTTGTTGCTATGCATTAAGTTAGAAGAGCATAATTTGACaattatatattacatataattattatttctttctttatatttttatcattttgttctaaacacatttttaaaattacattccaaAATCTAAGAAAATAGCTTTTTGCTGTCTGATATTTTGTTCACAAAACATTATC from Glycine soja cultivar W05 chromosome 16, ASM419377v2, whole genome shotgun sequence harbors:
- the LOC114390616 gene encoding pentatricopeptide repeat-containing protein At1g12300, mitochondrial-like isoform X2; this translates as MSFSLSRRFSSFLPNPTFPLYFHSQPPSIDNVVDDAISQFNGMLLMHHTPPIVEFGEILGYLAKMKHYSTAISLSKQMEVKGIEPNLVTLNILINCFCHLGQMSFSFSVLGKILKLGYQPNTITLTTLMKGLCLKGEVQKSVHFHDKVVAQGFQMNQVSYGTLLNGLCKIGETRCAIKFLRMIEDSSTGLNVVMYNTIIDGLCKDKLVNEAYDFYSEMNARGIFPNVITYTTLIGGFCLAGRLTGAFSLLNEMILKNINPNVYTYAILIDALCKEGKVKEAKNLLAVMTKEGVKPNVVAYNTLMNGYCLAGEVQGAKQMFHAVLQMGVNPNVCSYSIIINGLCKSERVDEAMNLLREMLHKYMVPDAVTYSSLIDGLCKSGRITTALSLMKEMHYRGQPADVVTYTSLLDGFCKNQNLDKATALFMKMKEWGIQPNKYTYTALIDGLCKGGRLKDAQKLFQDLLVKGCCIDVCTYNVMIGGLCKEGMLDEALAIKSKMEDNGCIPNVVTFEIIIRSLFKKDENDKAEKLLHEMIAKGLLRFRNFHGHCL
- the LOC114390616 gene encoding pentatricopeptide repeat-containing protein At1g12300, mitochondrial-like isoform X1 gives rise to the protein MSFSLSRRFSSFLPNPTFPLYFHSQPPSIDNVVDDAISQFNGMLLMHHTPPIVEFGEILGYLAKMKHYSTAISLSKQMEVKGIEPNLVTLNILINCFCHLGQMSFSFSVLGKILKLGYQPNTITLTTLMKGLCLKGEVQKSVHFHDKVVAQGFQMNQVSYGTLLNGLCKIGETRCAIKFLRMIEDSSTGLNVVMYNTIIDGLCKDKLVNEAYDFYSEMNARGIFPNVITYTTLIGGFCLAGRLTGAFSLLNEMILKNINPNVYTYAILIDALCKEGKVKEAKNLLAVMTKEGVKPNVVAYNTLMNGYCLAGEVQGAKQMFHAVLQMGVNPNVCSYSIIINGLCKSERVDEAMNLLREMLHKYMVPDAVTYSSLIDGLCKSGRITTALSLMKEMHYRGQPADVVTYTSLLDGFCKNQNLDKATALFMKMKEWGIQPNKYTYTALIDGLCKGGRLKDAQKLFQDLLVKGCCIDVCTYNVMIGGLCKEGMLDEALAIKSKMEDNGCIPNVVTFEIIIRSLFKKDENDKAEKLLHEMIAKGLLRFRNFHGERSLDTN